The Kluyvera intermedia genome includes the window GATTCCTTGTAATGCGCGCTCAGCTATCGTTCCGTGCATAGAGTGCGTTTTGTGGCGCACTGTGCCGCCGCAGACCACCAGCGTAATGTCTTTGTTTTCTGATAGCGTAAACGCCGCTGGCAGGCTGTTGGTAATGACGGTGATATTGTTCATATTCACCAGCTCCTCGGCGATCAGTAGCGTCGTGCTACCGCTGTCGAGGATCACCGTCATACCTTCTTTAATCAGCAAAGCTGCGGCCTTGGCAATACGTTTTTTGGGATCGCTGGCGAGCTGGTAGCGGTCTTCCAGCATCACTTCTTGATTATCGGTTTCGGTGAGATTGCTGCCAGGACGAGCTGCGCCGCCGTGAAAACGGGTCAGTAGCCCTTTTTCTTCCAATAGACGCAGGTCGGCGCGGATGGTGACCTCAGAAATACCAAAGAGATTCGAAAGGTCTAATACCAGGACGCTGCCCTGCGTATTCACCATATCGACGATTTTGTTCCTTCGTTCAAATGAATTCATATCAATTTGCCTGATAATTAACTGAAGTTAGTTTAAACGAAGGTTAATGAAAGTTATATGGTAATTTTCGAAAGGTAATGTGAGCCAGCTCTGATTGCTGGCTCGAATCATTACGCCAGTTTGAGCAGGATTTTTCCCTGCATTGGTGCGCCGTTAAGCGCCTGAACTTCGCGAGCAAAACTTTCAGCATCGCCCTGGTGTGCGATGAGCGGAGCAAGCTGAATACGTTTTTCTGTTAACAGTCGAGCGGCGGTGTCCCACTCTTCGCCCGGCCACGGCGCGGAGTAGTTCATCCAACTGCCGATAAGCGTCAACTCTTTACGCAGAATCAGACCGAAGGTTGCGGAGAGTAAGGTGAGATCGTGATGTAACGTACCCACTAACGCCACTTGTGCGCGAGGGCCGGCGGCCTCAATGGCAAGGGCCACGGTTTGCGGTGTCCCTGCGGTTTCCAGAACCAATTGATCGAACTGAACCTCTTCCAGTGCTGCCTGGATTGCTTTGCTGTTCATCTCGCGGCTATTGAAAACGTATGTTGCGCCAAGTGATTTTGCCAATTCTAGCTTTTGCGGGTTGATATCAATAGCAGTCACGCTTTTGGCCCCCAGCTCGCGGGCGCATTGCAGTGCCAGCAGGCCGATGGTCCCGGCACCGATGATAATGACATTTTTCCCTTCGCAGCCTTGTGCCAGATGGAAGGCATGCAGCCCAACGGTAATCGGTTCAATAAACGCACCATCATCTATCGGCATTTCACTCGGTAGACGGAAGATATTTGCGCGTTTGACCACCACATATTCGGCATTGCCGCCTTCGCTACGCGAGCCGACGAACTGGTACTGTTTGCATAATGAGAAGTAACCGCGTGCGCACTGCGGACAGTCAAAGCACGGCAGGAGCGGTACGCAGGCAACGGCATCACCCGGCTGCATATCGGTGACGGCGCTGCCATAGGATTCGACATAGCCGCTGAACTCATGCCCCAGCGTAATCGGATAATAGTGCGCGCCTTTCGCGAAAATGCGCGGAATATCTGAACCGCAAAGTCCCGAACAGATGACTTTGACCAGCACATCATCGTCGTTCTTTAAGGTTGGCATTGGGCGTTCTTCAACGCGCACGTCTCCCTCAGCGTGAATCACCACTGATTTCATAACAGTCTCCATAAATTTAAAAGGGGGCCCGGAGTTGGTGCTAACGCACCTTGTCCGGGCTACCGGTCGGTGTAGGCCGGATAAGGCGAAGCCGCCATCCGGCAATCTGTTAGGACACCGTCTGGCTTTGCTGCGCGACAGCGGCTTTTTCAGCGGCCTCGAAACGGCGGGCCCGACGCCAGGTCAACATAACGCCAAGCAGATAGATAACGGCTATGACCAGGAAGCCCACAAGATTCTGCCAGGTGAACAACTGAATCAGCAGCCAGGTGATAGGGGAACCGCCCTGATCCAACGAGGCGACCTGGCCGCCGGCCGTCAGTGCACCGGCATTAGCGGCTAACTGGGTATGAAGCCCAATGGTTTGGGTCGCAATCCACAAGGTCATGCCCATGATG containing:
- the gatD gene encoding galactitol-1-phosphate 5-dehydrogenase, whose translation is MKSVVIHAEGDVRVEERPMPTLKNDDDVLVKVICSGLCGSDIPRIFAKGAHYYPITLGHEFSGYVESYGSAVTDMQPGDAVACVPLLPCFDCPQCARGYFSLCKQYQFVGSRSEGGNAEYVVVKRANIFRLPSEMPIDDGAFIEPITVGLHAFHLAQGCEGKNVIIIGAGTIGLLALQCARELGAKSVTAIDINPQKLELAKSLGATYVFNSREMNSKAIQAALEEVQFDQLVLETAGTPQTVALAIEAAGPRAQVALVGTLHHDLTLLSATFGLILRKELTLIGSWMNYSAPWPGEEWDTAARLLTEKRIQLAPLIAHQGDAESFAREVQALNGAPMQGKILLKLA
- a CDS encoding DeoR/GlpR family DNA-binding transcription regulator, which codes for MNSFERRNKIVDMVNTQGSVLVLDLSNLFGISEVTIRADLRLLEEKGLLTRFHGGAARPGSNLTETDNQEVMLEDRYQLASDPKKRIAKAAALLIKEGMTVILDSGSTTLLIAEELVNMNNITVITNSLPAAFTLSENKDITLVVCGGTVRHKTHSMHGTIAERALQGICADLMFVGADGIDATNGITTFNEGYSISSVMAAAAHKVIAVLDATKFNRRGFNQVLPMEKIHCVMTDNEIGEADIASLAETGVELQIV